From one Lycium barbarum isolate Lr01 chromosome 6, ASM1917538v2, whole genome shotgun sequence genomic stretch:
- the LOC132600676 gene encoding putative calcium-binding protein CML19, with product MCMASVSVSTAEKQSFFSRLRKRFSIKKATPQKEDKGLTTTVTTTTTDRLSVSGSSGELERVFTYFDENGDGKVSPAELRRCVKAVGGKLTEEEAEMAVRLSDSDGDGLLGLEDFTKLMEEERNKESELKGAFAMYEEMEGSGYITPKSLKRMLSRLGESTSIDKCKRMIRRFDLNGDGVLSFDEFKLMMTT from the coding sequence ATGTGTATGGCATCAGTTTCTGTTTCCACGGCTGAAAAACAATCTTTTTTCTCAAGATTACGGAAGAGGTTTTCGATCAAAAAAGCGACTCCTCAAAAGGAAGACAAGGGCTTAACAACAACagttactactactactactgacCGTCTTTCGGTGAGTGGTAGTAGTGGCGAGTTAGAGAGGGTATTTACATACTTCGATGAGAACGGAGATGGAAAAGTGTCACCTGCAGAGCTAAGGAGGTGTGTGAAGGCGGTAGGAGGAAAGCTGACGGAGGAGGAGGCGGAGATGGCGGTGAGACTATCAGATTCAGACGGGGACGGGTTGTTAGGGTTGGAGGATTTTACAAAGCTAATGGAAGAAGAGAGGAATAAGGAGAGTGAGTTGAAAGGAGCATTTGCTATGTATGAAGAAATGGAGGGCAGTGGCTACATCACTCCTAAGAGCTTGAAGAGGATGTTGAGTCGACTTGGCGAGTCAACTTCTATTGATAAATGCAAACGTATGATTAGGAGATTTGATCTCAATGGAGATGGAGTCCTCAGCTTTGATGAGTTCAAACTTATGATGACAACTTAG